From the genome of Planctomycetota bacterium:
TTGGCCTGACCGGGTCCGAAGGCAATCACGGCGAAGACTGCAAAGAACATTACTACTACCTCGACGCCACGCCGACCGGCTCGTACATGAAGATGCTCTACAAGTATCCGCAGCGGGCTTACCCGTATGCGGACCTCGTGGCGGAAAATCGCCGTCGGGGTAAGTCGGCCGGGGAATACGAACTGATCGACGCGGGCGCATTCGACGACGATCGATACTTCGATGTTTTCGTCGAATACGCCAAGGCGGATGCGCACGATCTGCTTATCCGCATTAGCGTGCACAACCGAGGGCCCGACGCTGCGACGATCCACCTGTTACCGCAATTGTGGTATCGCAACACATGGTCGTGGGGTGAGGACGTGGCGCGAGCCCATGGCGGCGCCAAACCGAACCTCGCAAGCACCGGTCCGCGCAGTCTGTCCGCCGTGCATCCCACGCTGGGCACCTATCACCTTCACACGGCTTTCGACGCATCCTGGCTCTTTACCGAAAACGAAACCAATACCGCGCGTCTCTTCGGCGGCGGCGAACGCAGCGGTTACTACAAGGACGCATTTCATCGCTTCGTTGTCGAAGGCGATACGATGGCCGTCAATCCCGCGCATGTCGGCACCAAGGCGGCGGCGCGCGTTGAACTGTCAATTCCGGCAGGCGAATCGCGCACAATCCGACTGCGTCTGACTCACGACGCGAAGCCCCCGGCATGGCGCGGATTTGATGCGGTGATGGCACAGCGTCTGGGCGATGCCGACGCATTTTATGATCACGTTCAGCGCGGCCTCGATGACGCCGACGCTCGCATGGTCCAGCGCCAGGCTTTCGCGGGCATGGTTTGGAGCAAACAGTATTTCTATTTCGATATCCCGCAGTGGTTGCGCGGCGATCCGGGTCAGCCGACTCCCCCGGAATCGCGCTGGCGGGGTCGCAACAGCGATTGGCCGCATCTTAATAATGCTGACGTCATCTCGATGCCCGACAAGTGGGAGTACCCGTGGTACGCCGCTTGGGATTTGGCCTTTCATTGCATCCCGCTTGCACAGATCGATCCGCAGTTCGCGAAGGATCAGCTCCTGCTGCTGACACGCGAGTGGTACATGCATCCCAATGGCCAGTTGCCGGCATACGAATGGGCGTTCGGCGATGTGAATCCGCCGGTGCATGCTTGGGCGACATGGCGCGTCTACGAGCTGGACCGCGAGCAGCGGGGTGGTGAAGGCGACCGCGCGTTTCTCGAAGCGGTGTTTCATAAGCTGCTGCTGAATTTCACATGGTGGGTCAACCGGAAGGACCGCGAAGGGCACAACGTCTTTCAGGGCGGATTTCTGGGGCTCGACAACATCGGCGTCTTTGACCGCAGCGCACCGCTGCCTACGGGCGGGTTCATCAATCAGGCGGACGGCACGAGTTGGATGGCCATGTACGCGCTGAACCTGATGCGCATCGCGCTGGAACTGGCGCGGCAGAACCCAGTTTACCAGGATATGGCGACGAAGTTCTTCGAGCATTTCCTGCATATCGCCGCGGCGATGACGAACGTCGGCGGCGACGGGACGAATCTCTGGGACGAGGACGATGCATTCTTTTACGACGTGCTGGGCCTGCCCGATGGGCGGCACGTACCGCTGAAAGTGCGCTCGATGGTGGGACTCATTCCAATGTTCGCTGTCGAGGTGCTCGATACCGACCTGCTCGCGTCCGTGCCAGAGTTCAAGCAACGGCTTGAGTGGTTCCTCAATTATCGACCGGACCTCGCGCAGCTCGTCTCGCGGTGGTTCGAGCCGTCGCATTGGCCGGACTGTGAACATCAGGAGACGCGGCTGCTCTCGCTGCTAAGGGGCCATCGGCTCAAGGCGCTGCTCCGCCGCATGCTCGACGAAAGCGAATTTCTCTCCGACTACGGCGTGCGAGCGCTTTCGAAGGTGCATGCAGCGCAGCCCTACATGCTCGAACTCGGCGGGCAGTGCTTCGGCGTTTCGTATCAGCCGGGCGAAAGCGACTCGCATCTGTTCGGCGGCAACAGCAACTGGCGCGGCCCGATCTGGATGCCCGTCAACTATCTGCTCATCGAATCGCTCCGCCGTTTCGATCGCTACTTCGGGCCGGAATTCCAGGTCGAATGTCCGGTCGGCAGCGGG
Proteins encoded in this window:
- a CDS encoding glucosidase, with the protein product MKTPRRHSAAPTLEHDRLAQADRGVAPWRLWGPYLSERQWGTVREDYSSDGSAWDHFSHDAARSRAYRWGEDGIAGVSDDQQCLCFALAMWNGHDSILKERLFGLTGSEGNHGEDCKEHYYYLDATPTGSYMKMLYKYPQRAYPYADLVAENRRRGKSAGEYELIDAGAFDDDRYFDVFVEYAKADAHDLLIRISVHNRGPDAATIHLLPQLWYRNTWSWGEDVARAHGGAKPNLASTGPRSLSAVHPTLGTYHLHTAFDASWLFTENETNTARLFGGGERSGYYKDAFHRFVVEGDTMAVNPAHVGTKAAARVELSIPAGESRTIRLRLTHDAKPPAWRGFDAVMAQRLGDADAFYDHVQRGLDDADARMVQRQAFAGMVWSKQYFYFDIPQWLRGDPGQPTPPESRWRGRNSDWPHLNNADVISMPDKWEYPWYAAWDLAFHCIPLAQIDPQFAKDQLLLLTREWYMHPNGQLPAYEWAFGDVNPPVHAWATWRVYELDREQRGGEGDRAFLEAVFHKLLLNFTWWVNRKDREGHNVFQGGFLGLDNIGVFDRSAPLPTGGFINQADGTSWMAMYALNLMRIALELARQNPVYQDMATKFFEHFLHIAAAMTNVGGDGTNLWDEDDAFFYDVLGLPDGRHVPLKVRSMVGLIPMFAVEVLDTDLLASVPEFKQRLEWFLNYRPDLAQLVSRWFEPSHWPDCEHQETRLLSLLRGHRLKALLRRMLDESEFLSDYGVRALSKVHAAQPYMLELGGQCFGVSYQPGESDSHLFGGNSNWRGPIWMPVNYLLIESLRRFDRYFGPEFQVECPVGSGTMLSLADVADELTRRLVMLFKRDTAGRRAVFGDNERLQRDPHFQDYIPFHEYFHGDTGRGVGASHQTGWTGLIASLLTLNPRAAEPEVDVRTSRPPVEAPAASIV